Within Pseudomonadota bacterium, the genomic segment CCTCTGGGCTACAAATTCTGCCTGTTGCATTACATCCCTTGAGGGTGCAATAATTGGAACATCTCCGCTTTTTTTGATACTCCTTAGTACCTTTAAGAATTGTTCTTTGTTTTTGGATATAGAGTTATTTGCAAGCTCTAATATTTCAGGTGTGCTTCTGTAGTTGGTCTCAAGTTTGAATATATTCGTCTCCTCGTATTTTTTTGGAAAATTTAGGATATTCTGGAAGTTTGCCCCCCGGAAGGAATAGATGCTCTGTGCATCATCACCCACCACCATCACATTTCTGTTTATAAGGCCTACAAAATCAACAATATCTGCCTGTATCTTGTTTGTATCCTGGTATTCATCCACCAGGATATGGGAAAAGGTTACTGCGTAAAATTTTCTCAATTCCTCATGTTCTGCAAGTATTTTGTGCCAGTAATAGAGCAGGTCATCAAAATCCATTACATTTGTTGCTACCTTCTTTTTCATGTATTGTTTCTGGACTGCTGAAATCTCGTCAATAATATCGAAGAAATAGGGTGCCCTTTCTTTCATGGATTCCTCAAGGTCCTTCATTGTGTTTATCGAGTAGCTGAATAACTCTTTTAATATTGCACCTTTCGGGAATCTTCTTGCCTTTCTATCTATCTTTGACTCCTTAATCACCGATTCAATGAGATCCTTGGCATCTTCATTGTCGAGGATTGAGAAGTTTCTCTTAAAACCGACAAGGTCGCTGTGCTGTCTCAAAATCATATTACCTATGTGGTGGAATGTCCCGCCCCACATGTATCGTGTGTCTATCTTTAAGAGATGCTCAACCCTGTGGAGCATCTCACGGGCCGCTTTGTTTGTGAAGGTGAGCAGCAGTATGCTGTTTGGGGATAGACCCTTTTCTAAAAGTCTTGCAACCCTGTATGTAACAACCCTTGTTTTGCCACTTCCGGCCCCTGCAATAACAAGTATTGGGCCATCTCCGGACATTACTACCCTTAACTGTTCTTCATTTAACTCCTTTTCATATTCTATGAGGGTCTTTTTTGGAGAGATATCCCTGTGGAGTGTGTATTTTTTCATCGGGTTAAATTATGCGTTATGTGGCACCCCATGTCAAGGAAGGATTCCGATGCCACTTCGCTCTCAAACAATAAATTATGGCATTCATGAAAAAAATTCCTTCGCACTCCGCACTACATTCCAGACCATCACCCGCAAGCGGGTACCCGAACATTCATTCCACTAAAATGCACAAACTTGCCCCTTTCAGTGGCTTCGGACATGTCCATTTTCCCTTCGGGACCTTCCAACCTTTTCGGGGTACCCGTCACAGAAAGACGGGTCGCCCCTGTCATGTTGCTCAACTTCGTTCGCAATGAAACCGTACCGTGATGTCGTGCTTCAGGAACATTTTTCATGAGTCTTTGATGACGAAGCAGCATGAGTAAGAAAGACACAATCAATATACTGCTTTACATTTATTTCAACCTGGCTATAATTATAGGACGAAGCTTCTTACAGGAGGTGATTTAAGGCATGAAACCTGTTATTGGGTTTTTGCAATTTTTTTCGGATAAAGATTTTTCTGTTCCCCTCTGGGAAGTCATTCTCCTTGTATTGATAAATTCTATATGTCTCTTGTTAGGCAGACACAGGTTGGGGCTCATTGTGTCTTACCTTTTTGTCTTTTACTGGGGATTTATATTTAATAGTACCTATTTCGTAAATATGATGGGCTATTTTGCCTGGGGATTATACATCTATGTCATATCGGGTCTGGTGATGGCTATTATTTTTCTTATTAGTTTTTTTGTAAAAACCAGAATCAGTTAACCCATTTGGATTTAGGGCTGTAAAGTGCTTGACACTGTTCGGATAACTCTGATAGGATTTTGTTGAAGAAGTATTTTAACTGAGAACCTTTCTTGTTTTTAGAAAAAAGGGTGGTTATATTTAAATGGAGGCAAAATGAATACTATCTTTTTCGGTATTATAACCCTCGCAGTTGTTGCAGCGGTGTGTGGTTTTATTTATATTATCCTTGAGCTAAAAGCTGCAATAATGAGATTGAGGGAATTTCTGAGCACAGCAGAAAACTCTTTAAAGACAACAGAGGAATCCCTGAAGCCAACACTTGAGGAAATTCAGCAGACTCTAAAAAGTGTGAGAAATGTAACGGACAATATTACGACTGTGACAGAGGATGTGAAGATGCTTTCAGGTTCTATAAGGGAAGTAGGTGAAAATGTTAGGCATACGAGTGAAATCCTGCAGGATATTACCTCTCATGTATCAGGTTTGAGGGCAGGTGTTAAGGCAGCTTTTGGGTATCTGTTTAAAAGTCTTTTATTAAAGGGTAAAAAAACTTAATAAAGAGGAGGTAACATATGGCACAAGAAGAAAGTGGTTTCAGTGCGAGCTCTATGCTTCTTGCATTCCTGTTTGGGGGAGTCGTTGGCGCGGGTGTTGCGCTATTGGTTGCGCCTAAAACAGGGCAGGAAACAAGAAGGATGATTAAAGACCTGACAGAAGATGCAAAGGGAAAGGCAGAGAGCTATATTGAACAGGCAAAGGAAAAGGCGGAGTCTGCTGTAGAAAAGGGAAAGGATTTTTTAGAAAAGGAAAAGTCAATTATAACCTCAGCCGTTGAGGCAGGCAAGGAGGCATACGAGAAGGAAAAGAAGAAACTCGTATAAGGTTTAGAATATATAAATATAAGATAGATAAGATAGAAATTTCACCAAGGGCCTAAGAGAAGTTTCTTTTTTAGGAAAGTTCTTTTTGAATAAACATGTCGAATAATAGATTTTACTTGATTGTACTGGTATCCCTCGTATTACTCCTTGGTTATTTAAGCTACCAGATATTAAAACCCTTTTTGTCTCCCATAGCATGGGCTATTGTTCTGTCTATGGTGTTCTATCCGCTCTATGTCTTTATCCTCAGGTTTATAAAATGGAAATCTTTAGCATCATTC encodes:
- a CDS encoding YtxH domain-containing protein, which produces MAQEESGFSASSMLLAFLFGGVVGAGVALLVAPKTGQETRRMIKDLTEDAKGKAESYIEQAKEKAESAVEKGKDFLEKEKSIITSAVEAGKEAYEKEKKKLV
- a CDS encoding DUF948 domain-containing protein, whose protein sequence is MNTIFFGIITLAVVAAVCGFIYIILELKAAIMRLREFLSTAENSLKTTEESLKPTLEEIQQTLKSVRNVTDNITTVTEDVKMLSGSIREVGENVRHTSEILQDITSHVSGLRAGVKAAFGYLFKSLLLKGKKT
- a CDS encoding ATP-dependent helicase → MKKYTLHRDISPKKTLIEYEKELNEEQLRVVMSGDGPILVIAGAGSGKTRVVTYRVARLLEKGLSPNSILLLTFTNKAAREMLHRVEHLLKIDTRYMWGGTFHHIGNMILRQHSDLVGFKRNFSILDNEDAKDLIESVIKESKIDRKARRFPKGAILKELFSYSINTMKDLEESMKERAPYFFDIIDEISAVQKQYMKKKVATNVMDFDDLLYYWHKILAEHEELRKFYAVTFSHILVDEYQDTNKIQADIVDFVGLINRNVMVVGDDAQSIYSFRGANFQNILNFPKKYEETNIFKLETNYRSTPEILELANNSISKNKEQFLKVLRSIKKSGDVPIIAPSRDVMQQAEFVAQRVLELRDEGIPLNHIAILYRAHYHCMELQMEFTRRDIPFEIRSGLRFFEQAHIKDVVAFLRLMVNPYDEISWKRMLKLFPRIGKRTAEHIYEYIKTYSNPVDLFTSKKIADAFKNIHKENIEIWSKLFSELTSLQAQEAPSDMISAVLKHGYTEYLKYNYPNYDARLEDIGQLMNFSTQYSSLETFLSELSLMSGISGEEIVAADREDERVILSTIHQAKGLEWKVVFLIWCAEGRFPNPKSIEEGGLEEERRLFYVATTRAMDELYLCYPLLTFDKQVGHVILKPSRFIAELKHTNYEEWQVSDYWD